In the Brettanomyces nanus chromosome 1, complete sequence genome, CAACACTTGGTTGGAGTTCACATGAGCCATTGCCCTCTCTGTTATTTCCACAAGCATGGAAAACAGATTTTCTTGTAGTGAAAAGCACAAATCTTCCACCGTAATCCTCTTtccatcctcttcatcgtaCAAATTCTTCGATTTCTTACCGGAAAAGAGGTCGTGAGCCAAACTATCCACATATTCAAGGATCCCGCTCATACTAATATCCATTCCCTTCACCGTATATGGAAGCTCTACCAAATGCTTACCCTTTTTGGCAAGCTGTTCAATATTATACCCCGGAGATGGATCATTGGGAATATGTAAAGTCCTAGCAAAACGATCCAAACAGTTTCCTATTGCAATATCCAAAGTCTCTCCGAATATCCGGTACCTCTGTCTTGAATATGCGATGATCTGCGTATTTCCACCACTCACATACAAAACAACCGGATTCAAAGCTCCCGTGATCTCACGGCCCATCTCAATATGGCCTATACAGTGATTCACACCAACCAATGGAATGTTCCAGAGCTGACTTAACGTCCTGGCTGCCACGACAACGCTCTGTAACGGTGCTCCCATACCTGGACCTTGCGTGAAACATAGACAGTCCAAGTCACTCACATTAACATGTGCCTCTTCAAGTGCAGTTTGAACCAATCTCAGTATCCAGTTTCTATGATGTCTAGCCGTATCTCGGGGGAGAAATCCCTGTCCCGGTGGTGCATTGTATGTGTTCCTCACATTCGACAAAATTTCCGCACGGTTGTTCTCACAGAGATTTCCCAATGGCTGTCTGATGATCCCAACTCCAAGCTTATTAGCTGAACCTTCCATGCCTAGGGCAAGATAATAGGGCTTTCCTACTTTCGCATATGCATCTAAGTTCACCATCATCGATCACACTGtcttcaaaaataaaaaaaatagtgATAGCTGAAGAACAAAGTCATCTGAACAGAGAACCAAATATACATAGTGAAGATATCTGAAAGAccatcaaagaaaagattgaaaaaaaaaaacttaAAGAGAACACTACAACTTACTTTATTGATCCCTAGATTTATTGATACTTAATTAGATAAACGATTCAAGTaacagcttcttcttgctcttcttctctcctaCGGTAATCCTCTCAACGTCAACGGTGTCATCAGAATCGGCATCGATCACATGTTGAGGAACACCAAAGGCCAATTTGAAGGGCTTGTCCAATGCTGTGAATGGACGACCAGTATGCTTCGAGTAGAGTCTAAGAATACCGATTCGCACACCACTACACATCATTCCAAATAGAATACCTGCAAATGGAGCGATAACAAAGGCACCGAAACCACCCCAATCACTTGCAGAATAAATTCCGTTCCAGATAAGTAGCAATTTACCACCTTCTTTGGCTGAGCCGTAGTAGATAGTACCAAACACAAACACAGCTAAGAGAGCACCCAAACCACCAACAATGACGTCCAAGCCCCTAAGGAAGTACATCTTATTCCATAGACCAAGAAACATGATTGGAATGACAGAAGAGGACACCAAATCTGCAATAAAGTagatttgaagaacatTAGCCGAGGCCTCAATGGCCACAACCAAAGATGGAACCATGATAATGACAACAACAACTCTAGCCCACATCACGTTAAACTTATTACGAAAAATATCATTGGAGATAGAAGATGCAGTGGCACTTTGCAAAGAGTCAAAGGTACAGGTAGACAAAGCCACCGAAAACACCAACACCACTCCAATGATCCAATTTTCCATAGAAGCACACAATATGAAAAAAGCATTATAGCCATTATCATCACCTATTGTCAAATCGCCAGTCCAAACCGCATAAATACCGGGTAATCCGGCCAAGGTACAGATGACCGCACAGACAAAGGACGCAATACTACACGCAATCAAAAGGTCTTTGTCTGTTTTAGCAGCAAATGTCCTTAACCAAAATCCCGACATAAAAGCATCGTTGGTAATAATGGCAACTAACAAGATGTACAAAAGCATCCAACCCACTTTATTGGAGCCCAACATTGCAGACTTTGTGGCGTGCTTAATCTCTGAGTCCACATGAATATTGAGAGCATAACCAATAACACCGACAACGAGTAACACCAAGACAAAAAGAGCCTGGAAAGTATCTGTAGTGAAGGACACTTTAAAGCCTCCCAAAAAGGTATAAATAGTAGTAACTACGCATTCGACGACAATACAGGGGGTTGCGTCCAATCCGGTAAGAGCATTAATAGCTCCGTTAATGGCAGTTAACTCAGACACCATGAATAAAAACATGGTGAGAATAGTGAACAATGAGAGGTAGAGCCCTGTAAACACACCAAACCGCTGATAACACCATTCAGTAAGCACAAACCCATCTGGACACCTTTTCCGGATGAGAGGGCCAAAGAACGCAAACAAAACGATGGGAACTGCACCAGTAAGGGCATACACCAACAAACCCTGAATACCAGCAATGTTGGCCACTTGAGCATAGGTCGTTAGAATACCACATCCCAAAGCTAGATGAAAGTTAGtataaagagaataatagTTCTGGGCGAAAACAAGAGGCAACGTATCATGTGATCATTGAGCCAGTCGGCCCTGATTTGACTTGTAAAAAATCATACAGCGACAATGCACTGTCTACAGATCTGTGGGGACAACACAGAGCAAATCAGAGACGAACAACAAATAGATCCACCTGATAACAGGACATGAAAGAAGCTTCTTGCATTTAAGGGCCCAGGAGCCGTTAAAATCTGAAATCTTCAACAATATTAATCAATCCTCACGCAAGTACTAGCTTGATCGAGTTAAACGGTATTTTCTCAGCTTCCATCTTTACTTTAAACAAGTCAAAAATTGAATACAAGTTAAAAGCAAAGAGAAGCACCCGTTTAATTTAATATTGTCCAATAGGAAATGGAATATAATAGGTTTAAGTTATGCcaagatgatgaagaacatGATAATGATCATGTCTTCTATGAGTGCGAGGATTAGTCGTTGGTTGAAAAAATAAATTTTAATGCAATTGTACTGATGATACTAACCACTTGCTATGAAGTTGAGTGATAAGGGAATCGCTGTTCTGGTGCCATTGGAAGATAAGAAATCTGCTGTTGATTTAGCCTTATAATGATAAAGAGCTATAGCCACACCAGTGATCAATAGAATACCGTATGTAACATAAATTATAGCATTTGATGCTTGGAATGATAGAGTCATGATTAATTAAATGATATCAAAAATAAGATCCTCATAAAGCGCGAATCCTCTTGTATTTATAGTTTCTCGAGCGTTGTAAAAAAATTAATTCAAGTATTGCGGTACTTTACGCGAGATCtacagaagaaagaaccaaaTATAATTCAGTCATTTTCCAATCTCTATAACGGCTGAAGAATTACAGAGCAGCGCAGAGCAGCACATAGAAACCCCTCTTTCCACAAATTCCCCTTAATTTATAGAATATCTCGATTGCATCCCCCGGGTGGGAGCTTATTGGTACCCCACGGGTTTCTGGGTTCCGGTTGCGGTATTCCAGATCTGGTGGGATAAAATTTGTCGCCAGGCCCATcttattcatcatcactgATGAGAACGATGCTGCTTTCGTCGTCATTGTAGTCGTTGTCATCCTCATAGTCCGATGAATACTTCgtgtctctttcttttgtattAGATTTCCGTGTTCTACTTGAAATAGTGGGCACGTTCTGGATTTTATGTTCATTACTATCGTCATCAAGTAGAGATGTAACTGCGTTTTTCTCTTCTAGAATTTCCGtgtattcatcttcctcgtcttcgtcttcttcatccacctcctcttcatccacctcctcttcatccaccccctcttcatccacctcctctttcttctcctcttccacctcctcttccacctcctcttccttcacTTTCTGGCCTTTGACTCTCTTAGAAGGTTTATCAGAGCCCTGTATGTTTCTCTTCCGATTTTCAAAACTATTCGAAACTGATATATCCGACTCTTCCAGCTTCACGGAGTTACTGCTAGATGCATTAGCAATCAATGAGCTCTGACCAAGTAATTCATCACTCTTTAAAACATCATCCACGACTTCGTCTTCGCCATTATGTTCCACCACTTTCGCTTCCCCTTTAACATTCTCCAGCTCTTTGGCCTTCTCAACGCACTCCTCAACATATAACTTAAACTTCCCATATGAGTTCCTATAATATGAATTTTTAAGCGCCTCATCAAGGTCTCCTTGCAAGATGTCGTCACTATTTAAAGCGGTCAACAACTCTTGGAGTTTGGCCAATCCTGCGAGCTCGGTAAATGTTAGTTTAGGTAACATTGTAAAGATAGCCTTGACAAATGGCTTACACGGAGAACTGACATCGTATCGAGATAGAACACTCAATAATTGCAAGCCAACATCGATCTGAACCGAACTCTTCTCCGCATCTTCTGGATCCCGGTTTACAACTCTGTACGGATCTGTCCAATACATAATCTGTTGAATAACACTCTGAGGATTCAACGTTTTTGCTGTTCCCgcctcttcctccatctCGCTCCAACTGTCAAAAAGACGGGATAGGGTATCTGAAACCACACGTGATATCTGCTCCTGATGAGCCACATGAGAAAATGCATACACAGGAATGCAGAAAGAGAGGCATTGCTTTAATGCCTCATTGTCGTTGATAGAAGGATTGAAGTACGCAAGCAATGTTGTCTCAAATAATT is a window encoding:
- the KAE1 gene encoding putative tRNA threonylcarbamoyladenosine biosynthesis protein kae1 (BUSCO:EOG093429H5), with translation MMPYYLALGMEGSANKLGVGIIRQPLGNLCENNRAEILSNVRNTYNAPPGQGFLPRDTARHHRNWILRLVQTALEEAHVNVSDLDCLCFTQGPGMGAPLQSVVVAARTLSQLWNIPLVGVNHCIGHIEMGREITGALNPVVLYVSGGNTQIIAYSRQRYRIFGETLDIAIGNCLDRFARTLHIPNDPSPGYNIEQLAKKGKHLVELPYTVKGMDISMSGILEYVDSLAHDLFSGKKSKNLYDEEDGKRITVEDLCFSLQENLFSMLVEITERAMAHVNSNQVLIVGGVGCNERLQEMMDTMAADRNGSIFATDERFCIDNGIMIAHAGLLGYRVGYRNDLQDTVCRQKFRTDEVFVKWRD
- a CDS encoding uncharacterized protein (BUSCO:EOG09340APE), producing MTSAHSGKRYIKSLNDLNDEAEIEKAFRQTFQEAQRTVSVHKTQVAILRTIYQRCQEIGHSDQFNNLFCRLLNKILPVKRNEPVADRIVKFVSSFTTAINPSLKRDGTEEESTEIDQEEDDAFSNFIAALTTHLMKGLDASNKNVRYGVCHLLSHLMHNMSVIDKDLYDSLSQELLNRIYDKEPSVRIKAITTLASFQEPDGTETISDAARRIKVIMQNDLNPEVRRACLKQLEKNEYTKPYIFERARDINSVNRRLIFSFVLPRFGDFRTIGAEDRNRLLAWGLRDRDETVRKAAVKWLTDSWLPTLNNDLLEFVERLKVIDSEIAETALRALVDHKPEIIKKLSFNQDVLKNLTSEYALLYRVFFQYCNDNHLDDILDKKFPEAAEFVEVLQFYFKQRAANLRKIEEHKEELQQSEVTAEKLEIIDPEEYDFVILQLLIIASEYDYHDEFGRSNMLNVLRSILSQEGLNEKIVNVLILCIKKLSISERDFSQMIVEIINDIRDTAYEKLSKSSAVSAGHGPVDESIDQNDDDDDDDDDAAASDSDDSNNDDEFVDAATSLSRASIRSANKSREKELEKETKQVAALPSHVLVECLVIAKRMLELVKEPLSDNMYLESILHNLIRPSLQRSEVEIRVLSLTSMGLCCILDKDLAIRNMFLCGVFITKSDNDQLIMVGLKVIADLLAVHGVSILGVDVEGSIDAMAVAKLFYRTLRDNKRKEVQAVSGEALYKLFLSGIINDDELFETTLLAYFNPSINDNEALKQCLSFCIPVYAFSHVAHQEQISRVVSDTLSRLFDSWSEMEEEAGTAKTLNPQSVIQQIMYWTDPYRVVNRDPEDAEKSSVQIDVGLQLLSVLSRYDVSSPCKPFVKAIFTMLPKLTFTELAGLAKLQELLTALNSDDILQGDLDEALKNSYYRNSYGKFKLYVEECVEKAKELENVKGEAKVVEHNGEDEVVDDVLKSDELLGQSSLIANASSSNSVKLEESDISVSNSFENRKRNIQGSDKPSKRVKGQKVKEEEVEEEVEEEKKEEVDEEGVDEEEVDEEEVDEEDEDEEDEYTEILEEKNAVTSLLDDDTLGCGILTTYAQVANIAGIQGLLVYALTGAVPIVLFAFFGPLIRKRCPDGFVLTEWCYQRFGVFTGLYLSLFTILTMFLFMVSELTAINGAINALTGLDATPCIVVECVVTTIYTFLGGFKVSFTTDTFQALFVLVLLVVGVIGYALNIHVDSEIKHATKSAMLGSNKVGWMLLYILLVAIITNDAFMSGFWLRTFAAKTDKDLLIACSIASFVCAVICTLAGLPGIYAVWTGDLTIGDDNGYNAFFILCASMENWIIGVVLVFSVALSTCTFDSLQSATASSISNDIFRNKFNVMWARVVVVIIMVPSLVVAIEASANVLQIYFIADLVSSSVIPIMFLGLWNKMYFLRGLDVIVGGLGALLAVFVFGTIYYGSAKEGGKLLLIWNGIYSASDWGGFGAFVIAPFAGILFGMMCSGVRIGILRLYSKHTGRPFTALDKPFKLAFGVPQHVIDADSDDTVDVERITVGEKKSKKKLLLESFI